The following are encoded together in the Capsulimonas corticalis genome:
- a CDS encoding PP2C family protein-serine/threonine phosphatase → MSRTSAQIQSEIVDRFGFFPPFFEPALPSPAVLENLWSQTVSAYLENPFPALFKEKLNAYLSRFCAVPYCMVCHSSTLRPLGMSPGEVLALLESPAPVDSDFDSELERLAQWPALDGGFPDAGSPMEESLFSCATAVFLEAGRAQRCQSEMLRVLGADNYNHLTAYLAYIKTCHLWMSMHPEVLYEADLRAKENLGPMLAQEPALAEFFRDYRTRVSSERDHHAMQEVLVAERTRADRAIRESEEKLRLLVEGAKDYAMIMLDVEGRIASWNAGAERILGYNDEEVLGQSIAEIFTEEDRAVGVPEREIAKALEAGKANDERWHLRKNGSRFWADGVMESLWDEDGSLRGYAKILRDATDRKRLEEAADAVHMREHRIAATLQQSLLMSVPENAFEGIDVKTFYEPASAEALVGGDFYDVFALGRGEIALVVGDVIGKGLRAAAHTAEIKYALRAFLREYPQPAIALDRLNNYLCESHRLERPDDMDMLVVLSLVVLDTATGAASFSVAGTEPPLIIRADGTTEQVETNGVPLGIRLKESFSATGGQLRPGDVLLMATDGVTEARNGRDFLEYEGMVALATEALPLEKLSLIGGAIVDGARAFAGGKFQDDVCLLLARYHGATPTQ, encoded by the coding sequence TTGAGCAGAACCAGCGCACAAATTCAGTCGGAGATCGTCGATCGATTTGGTTTCTTTCCTCCCTTTTTCGAACCCGCCTTGCCGTCTCCCGCCGTACTGGAAAACCTCTGGTCGCAGACCGTCTCAGCGTATCTTGAGAACCCCTTTCCCGCGCTTTTTAAGGAAAAACTAAACGCTTATCTGTCGCGTTTCTGTGCTGTTCCCTATTGCATGGTTTGCCATTCGTCCACACTGCGGCCACTGGGCATGTCGCCGGGCGAGGTGCTGGCGCTGCTTGAGTCTCCCGCGCCTGTGGACTCCGATTTCGATTCCGAGCTGGAGCGGCTGGCGCAATGGCCGGCGCTGGATGGCGGATTCCCGGATGCGGGCTCCCCGATGGAGGAAAGCCTGTTCTCCTGCGCGACGGCGGTGTTCCTGGAGGCCGGCCGGGCGCAGCGCTGCCAATCGGAGATGCTGCGCGTCCTGGGAGCGGACAATTACAACCATTTGACGGCCTATCTGGCGTATATCAAGACGTGCCATCTCTGGATGTCCATGCACCCCGAAGTCCTGTATGAAGCCGATCTGCGCGCTAAGGAGAATTTGGGACCGATGCTGGCGCAGGAGCCCGCGCTGGCGGAGTTCTTTCGCGACTACCGGACTCGCGTGTCTTCGGAACGCGATCATCATGCGATGCAGGAGGTGCTTGTCGCGGAGCGGACTCGGGCGGACCGGGCGATCCGTGAGAGCGAGGAGAAGCTGCGGCTGCTCGTCGAAGGCGCCAAAGATTACGCGATGATCATGCTGGATGTCGAAGGCCGGATCGCGAGCTGGAACGCGGGCGCTGAGCGTATCTTGGGATACAATGACGAGGAAGTTTTAGGCCAGTCGATCGCGGAGATTTTCACGGAGGAAGATCGGGCCGTCGGCGTTCCCGAGCGCGAGATAGCGAAGGCGCTGGAGGCCGGGAAAGCCAACGATGAGCGCTGGCACCTGCGCAAAAACGGCTCGCGATTTTGGGCGGACGGTGTGATGGAATCGCTCTGGGACGAGGACGGATCGCTGCGTGGTTATGCGAAGATCCTGCGTGACGCCACCGACCGAAAGCGCCTGGAAGAGGCCGCCGACGCCGTGCATATGCGCGAACATCGAATCGCGGCCACGCTCCAGCAGTCGCTTCTGATGTCCGTTCCCGAGAACGCGTTTGAAGGGATCGACGTCAAAACGTTCTATGAGCCGGCGTCTGCGGAAGCGCTGGTCGGCGGCGACTTCTACGATGTCTTTGCGCTGGGCAGGGGCGAAATCGCCCTGGTCGTCGGCGATGTCATCGGGAAGGGCCTGCGCGCGGCGGCGCATACGGCCGAGATCAAATACGCCCTGCGCGCGTTTCTGCGGGAATATCCGCAGCCGGCCATCGCTTTGGACCGACTGAATAACTACCTCTGCGAGTCCCATCGACTGGAGCGTCCCGACGACATGGATATGCTCGTCGTGCTTTCCCTGGTCGTGCTGGACACTGCGACCGGCGCGGCCAGCTTCAGCGTCGCCGGGACCGAGCCTCCGCTCATTATCCGCGCGGACGGAACCACCGAGCAGGTCGAAACCAACGGCGTCCCCCTCGGGATTCGCCTCAAGGAAAGCTTCTCGGCCACCGGTGGGCAACTGCGTCCAGGCGACGTCCTCCTCATGGCGACGGACGGAGTCACGGAAGCGCGCAATGGCCGCGATTTCCTCGAATACGAAGGTATGGTCGCGCTCGCGACCGAAGCGCTGCCGTTGGAAAAGCTGTCGCTGATCGGCGGCGCCATCGTCGACGGCGCCCGCGCCTTCGCCGGCGGCAAGTTCCAGGACGACGTCTGCCTCCTCCTCGCTCGCTACCACGGCGCGACGCCCACACAATAA
- a CDS encoding helix-turn-helix domain-containing protein, with protein sequence MENTEWTLSELAAETGLTPRTIRYYISRGLMDGPRGAGRAATYDARHRERLREIQQLQSEGRMLAELAQGAGGGAPAPEAWWRYPIADGVVMEVRADLAPWRLKHIHRVISEAANALKQEDRNDAEHGI encoded by the coding sequence ATGGAGAACACCGAATGGACGCTGTCGGAACTCGCGGCGGAGACGGGGCTGACGCCGCGTACGATCCGTTACTACATCAGCCGCGGCTTGATGGACGGGCCGCGCGGGGCGGGGCGCGCGGCGACGTATGATGCTCGGCATCGGGAGCGGCTGCGCGAAATTCAGCAGCTCCAGAGCGAAGGACGGATGCTGGCGGAGCTGGCGCAGGGCGCGGGCGGCGGCGCTCCCGCGCCGGAGGCGTGGTGGCGGTATCCCATCGCGGACGGCGTGGTGATGGAAGTTCGGGCCGATCTTGCGCCATGGCGCTTAAAACATATCCATCGGGTGATCTCGGAAGCGGCGAATGCGCTCAAACAGGAGGACAGGAACGATGCAGAGCACGGGATTTGA
- a CDS encoding DUF1800 domain-containing protein, whose product MALSQIESAKLGHLLRRAGFGARPEEWDAYARLGVAGTTDALLHPERAPDHLGSVLKDIDGDFVDFHNMDSVKMWWLYRIAHTQRPLEEKMTLFWHNHFATANYKVDNPAWMWGQNETFRANALGNFRTMLKAVSRDPAMLVWLDGADNRKGRPNENYGRELLELFTMGVHGGYTEQDVKEAARAFTGWRFDRDSSTFSFDAGQHDDGPKTFLGQTGNFNGDDIIDIVARHPSTAHFLCTKLFKFFISDTPTPADTAPFERVYFNSGYDVRAVVGAMLTSGAFYAPAAMYSKIKSPVEMVMTTVRTLDVPMSALNYLPGTLRSMGQDLFNPPNVKGWTEGQSWMNTMTLMERVNFINQVVREMGNRGEFSDKLHGAIARAGMPVNTPEAAVNALWTTFMPGRQPSVQTRAALTAYASNGWKPGEARFENKSSGLVRLILSAPEYQLA is encoded by the coding sequence ATGGCCTTATCACAGATCGAATCGGCCAAGCTGGGACATTTGCTGCGGCGCGCGGGCTTTGGGGCGCGGCCGGAGGAATGGGACGCCTACGCGCGTTTGGGCGTCGCGGGGACGACGGACGCGCTGCTGCATCCCGAGCGCGCTCCGGATCATCTTGGCTCCGTGCTCAAGGATATCGACGGCGACTTCGTCGATTTCCACAACATGGACAGCGTGAAGATGTGGTGGCTGTACCGTATCGCGCACACGCAGCGGCCGCTGGAAGAGAAGATGACGCTCTTCTGGCACAACCACTTCGCGACGGCGAATTACAAAGTCGATAACCCCGCTTGGATGTGGGGCCAGAACGAGACGTTCCGGGCCAATGCCCTGGGTAATTTCCGGACAATGCTCAAGGCCGTCTCGCGCGACCCCGCGATGCTGGTCTGGCTTGACGGCGCCGATAACCGCAAGGGCCGACCGAACGAGAACTACGGGCGCGAGCTGCTGGAGCTGTTCACGATGGGCGTCCATGGCGGATACACGGAGCAGGACGTGAAGGAAGCCGCGCGCGCCTTCACCGGCTGGCGCTTCGACCGCGACTCGTCCACATTCTCCTTCGACGCCGGCCAGCACGACGATGGCCCGAAAACATTCCTGGGCCAGACAGGCAACTTCAACGGCGACGACATTATCGATATTGTCGCGCGCCATCCCTCCACGGCCCACTTTCTCTGCACGAAACTTTTTAAGTTTTTCATCAGCGATACGCCCACTCCGGCGGACACTGCGCCGTTCGAGCGCGTCTACTTCAACTCCGGTTACGATGTGCGCGCCGTGGTCGGCGCGATGCTGACATCCGGCGCCTTCTACGCCCCGGCGGCGATGTACTCCAAGATCAAGAGCCCGGTCGAGATGGTGATGACGACCGTCCGCACGCTCGATGTCCCCATGAGCGCCCTGAACTACCTGCCCGGCACGCTGCGCTCAATGGGGCAAGACCTCTTCAATCCGCCCAATGTGAAGGGCTGGACCGAGGGTCAATCCTGGATGAACACCATGACCCTGATGGAGCGCGTGAACTTCATCAATCAAGTCGTGCGCGAGATGGGCAATCGCGGCGAGTTTTCGGACAAGCTGCACGGCGCCATCGCCCGCGCCGGCATGCCCGTCAACACTCCCGAAGCCGCCGTAAACGCCCTTTGGACAACATTCATGCCCGGCCGCCAGCCCTCCGTCCAAACCCGCGCCGCCCTGACCGCCTACGCATCCAACGGCTGGAAACCCGGCGAGGCGCGCTTCGAGAACAAATCATCGGGACTGGTGCGGCTGATTTTGAGCGCGCCGGAGTATCAGTTGGCGTAG
- a CDS encoding 4Fe-4S dicluster domain-containing protein, producing MIELVSVSRCIECNLCVKVCPTHVFDEVEGAAPVIARQSDCQTCFICEAYCPVDALYVAPFADRSVPVSEDDLEESGALGGWRATIGWGPGRTPIAKTDSTPLLESISPRRRG from the coding sequence ATGATCGAGTTAGTAAGCGTTTCACGCTGTATCGAATGCAATCTCTGCGTGAAAGTCTGCCCCACGCATGTCTTCGACGAAGTCGAGGGCGCCGCGCCGGTGATCGCCCGGCAAAGCGACTGCCAGACCTGCTTCATCTGCGAAGCCTACTGCCCCGTCGACGCGCTTTACGTCGCGCCCTTCGCCGACCGGTCTGTCCCGGTCAGCGAGGACGATCTCGAAGAATCCGGAGCGCTTGGCGGCTGGCGGGCCACCATCGGCTGGGGCCCCGGCCGCACGCCCATCGCGAAGACCGACTCCACGCCTCTGCTGGAGAGCATCAGTCCGAGGCGGAGAGGATAA
- a CDS encoding FAD-dependent oxidoreductase, whose translation MSEVGRVNGQRSPSSEPIRADDPIKFDTDVLVLGGGPAGAWAAYGAASRGARVTLVDKGYLGSSGATAPGGNNVLYVEPDQKLRDEAVASRMAQGGYLSEARWIHRILDNVYEQLKLVEQWGYPFPKDEYGNSQRSHLQGPEYMKLMRNVVKKAGVRILDQSPALELLVDSHGVGGARGVSRLEGLPWEIRASAVVIATGGCAFLAGGLGCNVLTGEGLLMAAELGAELSGMEFARHYAPSAGGGTVTRGRTLGWGTFSREDGTVVDRRGDPDALARALLDGPVYAVLDKADTPEKRRILRGAHAIFFLPLDRAGFDPFTQRFPVTLRYEGTVRGVGGIRITGDDCSTTIPGLYAAGDAASRQLVTGASSGGGAFNAAWALSSGGWSGEAAAQYALSLGRKPHERTLQAAGRAGVQSASTGSASIETAAVIKAVQSEVFPLEINYFRSVPVLEQSLRRLNALWPAVNGAPGTSADELLRSREAAAMVQTARWSHTAALARTETRGMHTFAEYPDTDPRQQRRLTTAGVETIRVRPEGLAPASAHPEPHPISWRKAVAA comes from the coding sequence ATGAGTGAAGTGGGGCGAGTGAATGGACAGCGCAGTCCGTCGTCGGAGCCGATCCGGGCAGACGATCCGATCAAGTTCGATACCGATGTGCTGGTGCTGGGCGGCGGGCCGGCGGGCGCCTGGGCGGCGTACGGAGCGGCGAGCCGCGGGGCGCGCGTGACGCTGGTGGACAAGGGATATCTGGGAAGCAGCGGGGCGACGGCGCCGGGCGGCAATAACGTGCTTTATGTCGAGCCGGATCAGAAGCTGCGTGATGAAGCCGTTGCGTCGCGCATGGCGCAGGGCGGGTATCTGTCCGAGGCGCGCTGGATCCATCGGATTCTGGACAATGTCTACGAGCAGCTAAAGTTGGTCGAACAGTGGGGATATCCGTTTCCCAAAGATGAGTATGGGAACTCCCAGCGCAGTCACTTGCAGGGGCCGGAGTATATGAAGCTGATGCGTAACGTCGTCAAAAAGGCGGGCGTGCGCATTCTGGATCAATCGCCGGCGCTGGAGCTGCTGGTAGACTCGCACGGAGTCGGCGGCGCGCGCGGCGTGTCGAGGCTGGAAGGGCTCCCATGGGAGATCCGGGCCAGTGCGGTCGTGATCGCGACCGGCGGATGCGCGTTTCTCGCCGGCGGTCTGGGCTGCAATGTGCTGACGGGCGAGGGACTGTTGATGGCCGCCGAGCTTGGCGCGGAGCTGTCCGGAATGGAGTTTGCGCGTCATTATGCGCCGAGCGCCGGCGGCGGAACGGTGACGCGCGGGCGGACGCTGGGCTGGGGGACATTCAGCCGCGAAGATGGAACGGTGGTGGACCGACGGGGTGATCCCGACGCCTTAGCGCGCGCCCTGCTGGACGGGCCGGTCTACGCCGTGCTGGACAAGGCCGACACGCCGGAGAAGCGCCGGATCCTGCGCGGCGCCCACGCGATCTTCTTCCTGCCGCTGGACCGGGCGGGCTTCGATCCATTCACGCAGCGCTTCCCGGTGACTTTGCGCTATGAAGGCACCGTGCGCGGCGTCGGCGGGATTCGCATTACCGGCGACGACTGCTCGACGACGATCCCCGGCCTTTACGCGGCCGGCGACGCCGCCTCGCGCCAGCTGGTCACGGGCGCAAGCTCGGGAGGAGGCGCCTTTAACGCCGCCTGGGCGCTGTCTTCGGGCGGCTGGTCCGGCGAAGCGGCCGCGCAGTATGCGCTGTCGCTGGGGCGTAAGCCTCACGAGCGCACGCTTCAGGCGGCCGGACGCGCCGGTGTCCAGAGCGCCTCGACGGGATCGGCGAGCATTGAAACGGCGGCCGTGATCAAAGCCGTGCAAAGCGAGGTTTTCCCCTTGGAAATCAACTATTTCCGGAGTGTCCCGGTCCTCGAACAATCGCTCCGCCGGCTCAATGCGCTGTGGCCGGCGGTGAACGGCGCCCCGGGAACGAGCGCCGATGAACTGCTGCGTTCGCGCGAGGCGGCGGCGATGGTTCAGACGGCGCGCTGGTCGCACACCGCCGCGCTCGCCCGAACGGAGACGCGGGGGATGCATACGTTTGCGGAGTATCCTGACACCGATCCCCGCCAGCAGCGCCGCCTGACCACGGCCGGCGTCGAAACGATCCGCGTGCGCCCGGAAGGTCTCGCGCCGGCGTCCGCGCACCCCGAACCGCATCCGATCTCCTGGCGAAAGGCGGTGGCCGCATGA